One genomic window of Sphingomonas ginsengisoli An et al. 2013 includes the following:
- a CDS encoding efflux RND transporter periplasmic adaptor subunit yields the protein MTSVFRTPPGRAAILAVVASGAIGFGIARWTAPAAQTETGASASESKKKVLYYYDPMVPREHYSSADALSSMGMKAFKPRYADETDAVAGPPSVTVDPGAQQNLGIRVATATTGTLAGALDVTGTVDFNQRDVAIVQARSTGFVERVYRRAPGDVIPAGAPIADLLVPEWGGAETEYSAVRRTGDRALIAAAGQRLRLLGVSAGQTGRRGVVTVRSPISGVIQTLDARAGVTLAQGQTLAQINGLGTVWLNAAIPEAQAGQVRVGQSVTADLTAFPGEPSGGRIVAVLPTASTESRTLTVRVELPNHGTRLRPGMFATVHLTNEARSALLVPSEAVIRTGKRTLVMLAERKGHYRPAEVRVGRDVGGQTEVLAGLSPGEKVVASGQFLLDSEASLSGIPARPIGGGTK from the coding sequence ATGACCTCAGTCTTCCGCACACCCCCGGGCCGCGCCGCGATCCTCGCAGTGGTCGCCAGCGGTGCGATCGGCTTCGGCATCGCTCGCTGGACCGCACCTGCTGCTCAAACGGAGACCGGTGCCTCTGCTTCCGAAAGCAAGAAGAAGGTCCTCTATTACTACGATCCGATGGTGCCGCGGGAGCACTATAGCAGTGCAGATGCACTCTCATCCATGGGGATGAAGGCGTTCAAACCCAGATATGCGGACGAAACCGACGCAGTCGCCGGGCCGCCATCGGTAACGGTCGATCCGGGCGCTCAACAGAATCTCGGGATCAGGGTCGCGACCGCGACGACCGGCACGCTTGCTGGCGCGCTCGACGTCACTGGCACGGTCGACTTCAACCAGCGCGATGTTGCTATAGTGCAGGCGCGATCTACGGGCTTCGTCGAGCGGGTCTATCGCCGGGCGCCGGGCGACGTGATCCCAGCCGGCGCACCGATCGCCGATCTGCTGGTGCCCGAGTGGGGCGGCGCGGAAACCGAGTACAGCGCCGTGCGCCGCACCGGCGATCGCGCCCTGATCGCCGCAGCAGGCCAGCGGTTACGGCTGCTCGGGGTTTCAGCCGGCCAGACGGGGCGGCGCGGAGTGGTAACCGTCCGAAGCCCGATCAGCGGTGTGATTCAGACGCTCGATGCTCGAGCCGGGGTGACGCTCGCGCAAGGCCAGACGCTCGCCCAGATCAACGGACTTGGCACCGTGTGGCTCAACGCGGCGATCCCGGAGGCACAGGCTGGTCAGGTACGTGTCGGTCAGTCAGTTACCGCCGATTTGACCGCCTTTCCAGGTGAGCCTTCCGGGGGGCGCATCGTTGCGGTTCTGCCGACAGCCTCGACTGAGAGCCGGACGCTCACCGTCAGGGTCGAGTTGCCAAATCACGGCACGCGGCTGCGGCCGGGCATGTTCGCGACCGTCCACCTCACGAACGAGGCGCGGTCGGCCCTGCTCGTGCCGAGTGAAGCGGTCATCCGCACGGGCAAGCGAACCCTTGTGATGCTTGCTGAACGGAAGGGCCATTATCGCCCGGCGGAGGTGCGCGTCGGCCGGGATGTCGGCGGTCAGACAGAAGTCCTCGCCGGGCTTAGCCCGGGTGAGAAAGTGGTCGCGTCGGGTCAGTTCCTGCTCGACTCCGAGGCAAGCCTTAGCGGTATTCCGGCGCGGCCAATCGGGGGCGGCACCAAGTGA
- the maiA gene encoding maleylacetoacetate isomerase, producing the protein MPDAILHDYFRSSASYRVRIALNLKGIAYTQHPVDLRHDEQKAPAYVALNPQGLVPMLEMNGERITQSLAIFDFLDAQVKDPPFVPKDPAGRAHVLALALTVACDIHPLNNLRVLRYLKNELGQSQEVVDTWYRHWCSEGLAALDGLAAPVAGTYLFGDQLSMADICLVPQLYNARRLDTPLDGFPTLTRIDAMLTELPAFAAAHPDRQETAS; encoded by the coding sequence ATGCCCGACGCGATCCTTCACGATTACTTCCGCTCCTCGGCCTCCTACCGGGTGCGGATCGCGCTCAACCTCAAGGGCATCGCCTACACCCAGCATCCCGTCGACCTGCGCCACGACGAGCAGAAGGCGCCGGCCTATGTCGCGCTCAACCCGCAGGGGCTCGTGCCGATGCTCGAGATGAACGGCGAGCGGATCACGCAGAGCCTGGCGATCTTCGATTTCCTCGACGCGCAGGTGAAGGATCCGCCGTTCGTCCCGAAAGACCCCGCCGGGCGCGCACACGTTCTGGCGCTGGCGTTGACCGTCGCCTGCGACATTCACCCGCTCAACAATCTGCGCGTGCTGCGTTATCTCAAGAATGAGCTCGGCCAGTCGCAGGAAGTGGTCGATACCTGGTACCGTCACTGGTGCAGTGAGGGGCTGGCGGCGCTGGACGGCCTCGCCGCGCCGGTTGCCGGCACCTACCTTTTTGGCGACCAGCTCAGCATGGCCGACATCTGCCTCGTGCCCCAGCTCTACAATGCGCGGCGGCTCGACACCCCGCTTGACGGCTTCCCGACGCTTACCCGCATCGACGCGATGCTGACCGAGCTTCCGGCCTTTGCCGCCGCCCATCCCGACCGACAGGAGACCGCCTCATGA
- a CDS encoding aquaporin, translating into MSRRLAAEALGTALLLAIVIGSGIMGDRLAAGNAAVALLGNTLATGAGLVVLITMFGPLSGAHFNPAVTLVFAARRELNASTAAAYIAVQIIGAVAGVWAAHLMFAEPVLQISSKLRDGPAQAFSEGVATFGLIAAILGSLRFRPEATPFIVGLYITSAYWFTASTSFANPAVTIARSLSNTFAGIAPSSAPAFIIAQLAGAALAALLSGWLFRQERLA; encoded by the coding sequence CTGTCACGCCGTCTCGCCGCGGAGGCACTGGGGACGGCCCTGCTGCTCGCGATTGTAATCGGCTCGGGCATCATGGGCGACCGGCTTGCCGCCGGGAACGCCGCTGTCGCCCTGCTCGGCAACACACTTGCGACCGGCGCAGGTTTGGTCGTGCTCATCACGATGTTCGGTCCGCTCTCGGGGGCCCACTTCAACCCAGCTGTCACGCTCGTCTTCGCCGCCCGTCGTGAACTCAACGCGTCGACGGCCGCGGCATACATTGCCGTTCAAATCATCGGTGCCGTCGCGGGTGTGTGGGCGGCACACCTAATGTTTGCCGAGCCGGTGCTCCAGATCTCGAGCAAGCTGCGCGACGGACCGGCCCAGGCATTTTCGGAGGGCGTGGCGACCTTTGGGCTGATCGCTGCCATCCTCGGTTCGCTCCGTTTCCGGCCCGAGGCGACGCCGTTCATCGTTGGCCTCTACATTACCTCCGCCTACTGGTTCACAGCGTCGACCTCGTTCGCGAACCCTGCAGTGACGATCGCCCGGTCGCTCAGCAACACGTTTGCCGGCATCGCACCGTCGTCAGCACCCGCCTTCATCATCGCCCAACTCGCCGGTGCAGCGCTCGCCGCACTGTTAAGCGGTTGGCTATTCAGACAGGAGCGCCTCGCATGA
- a CDS encoding TolC family protein produces the protein MTFDDALRQARGDAPSLRARSLEIDAARLRRDATGRLPDPKLRLEEDSFPISGPLAFKPSRDDFNWFSVGVSQDILNAAKRHAQQQRAGAEITVATAQATAETRTVEVQTALAWITVAFAQKRVAALDSVRRRLDRLVGTTPSAVAAGNARPAQVLAGRQALAALDDRRDELISALAKARAVLTRWTGDPDPAIAGPVPNFEVDAARLEAALDGNPALATVAAKVTQSLAEVRVAEAERRPDFSVDVSYQRRDPRFGDYVSAGVTIGLPLFQKHRQAPLIAARQADAARVLAEQEAARRALRAELDAGLAEHAAHHARLERALRTIEPLARERVDLETASYSAGRAGLIDIVDAHSALANAMLDTLDREADVALEAARINLTYRSAAR, from the coding sequence ATGACGTTCGACGATGCGCTTAGACAGGCGCGCGGCGACGCGCCCTCGCTTCGGGCCAGATCGCTCGAGATTGATGCGGCGCGTCTACGACGCGACGCTACCGGGCGCCTGCCCGATCCAAAGTTGCGACTAGAAGAGGATAGTTTTCCGATCTCGGGGCCGTTGGCATTCAAACCCTCACGCGACGACTTCAACTGGTTCAGTGTCGGCGTCTCGCAGGACATTTTGAACGCCGCCAAGCGCCACGCCCAGCAGCAGCGAGCCGGAGCCGAGATCACGGTCGCAACGGCTCAAGCGACGGCCGAGACGCGCACTGTGGAGGTCCAAACCGCGCTTGCGTGGATTACCGTCGCTTTCGCCCAGAAAAGGGTCGCCGCGCTCGACTCGGTTAGGCGGCGGCTCGACCGGCTGGTCGGCACGACGCCGAGCGCGGTCGCGGCGGGCAACGCGCGACCAGCGCAGGTGTTGGCGGGGCGCCAGGCACTCGCCGCGCTCGATGATCGCCGGGATGAGCTAATCTCGGCTTTGGCGAAGGCTCGTGCTGTCCTTACACGGTGGACCGGCGATCCCGATCCGGCGATCGCCGGGCCCGTACCGAACTTCGAGGTCGATGCCGCGCGCCTTGAGGCCGCGCTGGACGGAAATCCCGCACTGGCGACTGTCGCCGCCAAGGTCACTCAGTCGCTAGCGGAGGTCCGGGTCGCGGAAGCGGAGCGGCGCCCGGACTTCAGCGTCGATGTCAGCTATCAGCGCCGCGACCCACGCTTTGGCGACTATGTCTCGGCCGGGGTAACGATCGGCCTTCCGCTTTTCCAGAAGCACCGTCAGGCGCCCCTCATCGCCGCGCGTCAGGCCGATGCCGCACGGGTGCTCGCCGAGCAGGAGGCCGCGCGGCGCGCGCTCCGCGCCGAGCTCGACGCCGGACTGGCCGAACACGCCGCTCACCACGCCCGGCTGGAGCGTGCCCTCCGGACCATCGAGCCACTCGCCCGCGAGCGGGTCGACCTGGAGACGGCCAGCTATTCAGCTGGACGGGCCGGGCTGATCGACATTGTCGATGCCCACAGCGCGCTGGCCAACGCGATGCTCGACACGCTCGACCGAGAGGCCGACGTCGCTCTCGAAGCAGCGCGGATCAATCTCACCTATCGGAGCGCGGCACGATGA
- a CDS encoding efflux RND transporter permease subunit: protein MIARIIRASVKGRYLVLLAALVVIVIGIGAIKTTPVDALPDLSDVQVIVKTSYPGQAPQVVESQVTYPLATTMLSVPGARVVRGYSFEGDSFVYILFDDSTDLYWARSRVLEYLSQVQSRLPEGAKASLGPDATGVGWIYEYALVDRTGRHDLSELRSIQDWFLRYELKTIPGVAEVASIGGMVREYQVLLDPQKLASYGITHDQVADALKRANQENGGSVVEMAEAEYIVRSTGYLSSLDDFRAVPLKTAAGGVPVRLGDVATVQVGPAMRRGIAELNGQGEVAGGVIVMRQGKNAREVIDGVRTKLAELKKSLPPGVEVVTTYDRSGLIDRAVENLTSKLIEEFIVVAFVCGLFLWHARSALVAILTLPLGILFALIVMRLQGVNANIMSLSGIAIAIGAMVDGAIVMIENAHKHIEHWERDRPGDVLEGPERWRVITDAAAEVGPALFLSLLIIALSFVPVFSLQGQEGRLFAPLAFTKTYAMAGAAILSITLIPVLMGFFIRGKIPVEESNPINRWLTRLYRPALDWTLSRPKQVLVIAALLFATILWPVTRLGGEFIPQMNEGDLLYMPSALPGLSTAEAGRLLQQTDRLIKTVPEVATVFGKAGRADTATDPAPLEMFETTIRFKPKSEWRVGMTQDKLIDLLDRTVKVPGLANFWIPPIRNRIDMLSTGIKSPIGIKVAGSNLAQIDEAAHKIELVAKTVPGVSSALAERLTGGRYVEVVINRAAASRYGMNIADVQSIVSGAIGGETIGETVEGLARYPINLRYPRELRDSLDDLRQLPVVTPSYQQITLGTVADIHVADGPPMLRSENGRPVTWIYIDGRDRALTEIVGNLQRAVAANVKLSPGVSVTYTGQFEFLQRAVARLKIVVPATLLIIFLLLYATFRRLDEAALIMGTLPFALTGGVWLLYLLGYNQSVATGVGFIALAGVSAEFGVVMLIYLKHALAERPSHPDGQQIEEAVREGALLRVRPKAMTVAVILAGLFPLLIGTGTGSEVMSRIAAPMIGGMLTAPLLSMLVIPAGYLLLRRREGKRSQRIQPPL, encoded by the coding sequence GTGATCGCCCGGATTATCCGTGCGTCGGTCAAAGGCCGCTATCTGGTTCTCCTAGCCGCGCTCGTCGTAATCGTGATCGGCATCGGTGCGATCAAAACGACCCCCGTAGATGCCTTGCCCGACCTTTCGGACGTGCAGGTCATCGTCAAGACCAGCTATCCGGGGCAGGCACCCCAAGTCGTCGAGAGCCAAGTCACTTACCCATTGGCGACGACGATGTTGTCGGTGCCAGGGGCGCGGGTCGTGCGCGGCTATTCTTTCGAGGGCGACAGCTTCGTCTATATCCTATTCGACGACAGCACAGACCTGTATTGGGCGCGCAGCCGCGTTCTCGAATATCTCAGTCAAGTGCAGAGCCGGCTGCCTGAAGGCGCCAAGGCATCGCTTGGCCCGGACGCGACAGGCGTCGGGTGGATCTACGAATATGCCTTGGTCGATCGAACCGGCCGGCACGATCTGTCTGAACTGCGCAGCATCCAGGACTGGTTCCTGCGCTACGAGCTCAAGACCATTCCCGGTGTCGCCGAAGTCGCAAGCATCGGCGGCATGGTAAGGGAATATCAGGTCTTGCTCGATCCGCAGAAGCTCGCCTCCTACGGCATCACACACGATCAGGTCGCGGACGCGCTCAAGCGCGCCAATCAGGAGAACGGTGGCTCGGTCGTTGAAATGGCCGAGGCGGAATATATCGTTCGTTCGACCGGCTATCTAAGTTCACTCGACGACTTTCGCGCGGTTCCGCTGAAGACGGCAGCCGGCGGCGTTCCGGTGCGGCTGGGTGACGTCGCCACGGTCCAGGTCGGTCCCGCCATGCGCCGCGGGATTGCCGAACTGAACGGCCAAGGTGAAGTCGCTGGCGGCGTCATTGTCATGCGTCAAGGCAAGAATGCGCGCGAAGTGATCGACGGCGTGCGCACCAAGCTCGCCGAACTGAAGAAGAGCCTGCCGCCTGGCGTCGAGGTGGTCACCACCTATGATCGTTCGGGGTTGATCGACCGTGCGGTCGAAAACCTCACCAGCAAGTTGATTGAGGAGTTCATTGTCGTCGCGTTCGTCTGCGGACTCTTTCTTTGGCACGCCCGGTCGGCGCTGGTTGCGATCCTGACGCTGCCGCTCGGTATCTTATTCGCGCTGATCGTCATGCGCCTGCAAGGCGTCAACGCCAATATCATGTCGCTAAGCGGCATCGCCATCGCCATTGGCGCGATGGTCGATGGCGCAATCGTGATGATCGAGAATGCCCACAAGCATATCGAACATTGGGAGCGCGATCGCCCTGGCGACGTACTGGAAGGTCCGGAGCGGTGGCGCGTCATCACCGACGCCGCAGCCGAAGTTGGTCCGGCGTTGTTTCTCAGTCTCCTGATTATCGCGCTGTCGTTCGTGCCGGTGTTCTCGCTTCAGGGGCAGGAAGGACGCTTGTTCGCCCCGCTCGCGTTCACAAAAACCTATGCGATGGCCGGCGCGGCGATCCTCTCGATCACCTTGATCCCCGTCCTCATGGGCTTCTTCATTCGCGGTAAAATCCCGGTGGAGGAGAGCAATCCGATCAATCGCTGGCTGACCCGTCTCTACCGACCGGCGCTCGACTGGACGCTGTCCCGGCCCAAGCAGGTGCTGGTCATTGCGGCGCTGCTATTCGCCACCATCCTCTGGCCCGTTACCCGGCTCGGCGGCGAATTCATTCCGCAAATGAACGAGGGCGATCTGCTTTACATGCCCTCGGCACTGCCCGGCCTGTCTACCGCCGAGGCGGGACGGCTGCTTCAGCAGACCGACCGCCTGATCAAGACGGTGCCGGAGGTTGCCACCGTGTTCGGCAAGGCCGGACGCGCAGACACGGCAACTGATCCCGCGCCGCTCGAAATGTTCGAGACGACCATCCGCTTCAAGCCGAAGAGCGAGTGGCGAGTGGGCATGACGCAGGACAAGCTGATCGATTTGCTCGATCGCACCGTGAAGGTGCCCGGACTCGCGAACTTCTGGATTCCGCCAATCCGCAACCGCATCGACATGCTGTCGACTGGCATTAAGAGCCCGATCGGGATCAAGGTCGCGGGCTCGAATTTGGCCCAGATCGACGAGGCCGCCCACAAGATCGAACTCGTGGCGAAGACCGTACCCGGCGTCAGTTCGGCACTCGCGGAGCGTCTGACGGGCGGCCGCTATGTCGAGGTTGTGATCAATCGTGCGGCCGCGTCGCGCTACGGCATGAACATCGCCGACGTGCAGTCGATCGTTTCCGGGGCCATTGGCGGCGAGACCATCGGCGAGACAGTCGAGGGGCTGGCGCGTTATCCGATCAACCTCCGCTACCCACGTGAGTTACGCGACAGCCTCGACGATCTCAGGCAGCTGCCTGTGGTAACCCCGTCGTATCAGCAGATCACGCTAGGCACCGTTGCGGACATCCATGTTGCCGATGGGCCGCCGATGCTGAGAAGCGAGAACGGTCGGCCGGTCACGTGGATTTATATCGATGGCAGGGACCGCGCCCTGACCGAGATCGTGGGCAATCTCCAGCGTGCCGTAGCCGCGAACGTCAAGCTGTCACCGGGAGTCAGCGTCACCTACACTGGCCAGTTCGAGTTTCTCCAGCGCGCGGTTGCACGGCTCAAGATCGTTGTGCCGGCAACGCTACTGATCATCTTTCTGCTGCTCTACGCGACTTTTCGGCGGCTGGACGAGGCAGCGTTGATCATGGGCACCCTGCCGTTCGCCCTCACGGGCGGCGTTTGGCTGCTTTATCTGCTTGGCTACAATCAATCGGTTGCGACTGGGGTTGGCTTCATCGCGCTGGCCGGCGTCTCCGCCGAGTTCGGCGTGGTCATGTTGATCTACTTAAAACACGCTTTGGCCGAACGACCCTCGCACCCGGATGGACAACAGATTGAAGAGGCGGTGCGGGAAGGCGCGCTGCTTCGAGTTCGACCCAAGGCGATGACCGTCGCAGTCATTCTCGCGGGTCTTTTTCCGCTCTTGATCGGGACGGGAACCGGGTCGGAAGTAATGAGCCGTATCGCCGCCCCGATGATCGGCGGCATGTTGACGGCACCCCTGCTGTCCATGCTCGTCATCCCCGCTGGCTATCTCTTGCTAAGACGACGCGAGGGGAAGCGATCGCAACGGATCCAACCTCCTCTCTAG
- the arsC gene encoding arsenate reductase (glutaredoxin) (This arsenate reductase requires both glutathione and glutaredoxin to convert arsenate to arsenite, after which the efflux transporter formed by ArsA and ArsB can extrude the arsenite from the cell, providing resistance.) — MTEFPITIYHNPACGTSRNTLAMIRAAGYEPKIIEYLKAGWTRQQLGELLAAMHMRPRDIMREKGTPAAELGLLAPDATDEQIFDAMLEHPILVNRPIVVTPKGSKLSRPSEVVLDLLDRRPEYFTKEDGKTVKLNT, encoded by the coding sequence ATGACCGAATTCCCGATCACGATCTATCACAACCCCGCCTGCGGCACGTCGCGCAACACGCTCGCCATGATCCGAGCCGCTGGGTACGAGCCGAAGATTATCGAGTATCTGAAAGCGGGTTGGACGCGACAGCAACTTGGCGAGCTGCTCGCTGCCATGCACATGCGCCCGCGCGACATAATGCGCGAGAAGGGAACGCCTGCGGCGGAGCTCGGGCTCCTCGCGCCGGATGCCACCGACGAACAGATTTTCGACGCGATGCTCGAGCATCCCATCTTGGTAAACCGACCCATCGTTGTCACGCCCAAAGGCTCTAAGCTTTCACGCCCCTCCGAGGTTGTACTCGACCTTCTCGATCGGCGCCCGGAATACTTCACCAAAGAGGACGGTAAGACTGTTAAGCTGAACACCTAG
- a CDS encoding ArsR/SmtB family transcription factor codes for MESKLAVAALAALAHEGRLAVFRMLVQAGADGVAAGEIARHLGVPANSLSANLSVLTHAGLIESRREGRSIIYTAAYEPMSALLSYLVEDCCQGSPAICAPLAAIMARTACCADDAPAPA; via the coding sequence ATGGAAAGCAAGCTCGCCGTTGCCGCTCTGGCGGCGCTCGCCCACGAGGGCCGGCTCGCCGTGTTCCGCATGCTCGTGCAGGCCGGAGCGGACGGCGTTGCGGCCGGTGAGATCGCGCGCCACCTCGGAGTTCCGGCCAACTCACTTTCGGCCAACCTTAGCGTCCTCACCCATGCCGGGCTGATTGAGTCGAGACGAGAAGGTCGGTCGATCATCTACACCGCAGCTTATGAGCCGATGTCGGCGCTGCTCTCCTACCTTGTCGAAGATTGCTGCCAGGGCTCCCCGGCGATCTGCGCGCCGCTGGCGGCGATCATGGCGCGAACCGCCTGCTGCGCAGACGACGCCCCGGCGCCAGCGTGA
- the arsH gene encoding arsenical resistance protein ArsH, with product MTDDFPALSPEHIDRPSLEKLIPVTVSTHPPRFLLLYGSLRERSFSRLLIEEADRLLRNMGAETRIYDPRGLPQPDDAPATHPKIAELRELSIWSEGHVWCSPERHGAMTGIFKSQVDWLPLESGGVRPTQGRTLAVCQVNAGSQSFNTVNQLRILGRWMRMITIPNQSSVAKAFNEFDDNGRMKPSDYYARLVDVMEELYKFTLLTRDRSEYLVDRYSERQASEHHPVVPL from the coding sequence ATGACCGACGACTTTCCAGCCCTGTCACCCGAGCATATCGACCGGCCCTCGCTGGAGAAGCTGATACCTGTGACGGTGTCCACGCATCCACCTCGGTTCCTGCTCCTCTACGGCTCGCTGCGGGAGCGGAGCTTCAGCCGCCTGCTGATCGAGGAGGCAGACCGCCTGCTGCGCAACATGGGTGCAGAGACGCGGATTTATGATCCGCGCGGCTTGCCCCAGCCCGACGACGCACCCGCGACCCACCCCAAGATCGCCGAGCTCCGCGAGTTGTCGATCTGGTCGGAGGGGCACGTGTGGTGCTCACCGGAACGGCACGGCGCCATGACCGGCATCTTCAAGAGCCAGGTCGACTGGCTGCCGCTGGAAAGCGGCGGCGTTCGCCCCACCCAGGGCCGGACGCTGGCGGTGTGCCAGGTCAATGCAGGCTCGCAATCGTTCAACACAGTCAACCAGCTCCGCATCTTAGGACGGTGGATGCGGATGATCACGATCCCGAACCAATCCTCTGTCGCCAAGGCCTTTAACGAGTTCGACGACAACGGCCGAATGAAGCCGTCAGATTATTATGCGCGGCTCGTTGACGTCATGGAGGAGCTCTACAAATTCACGCTGCTGACCCGCGACCGGTCGGAATACCTTGTGGACCGCTATAGCGAGCGGCAGGCTAGCGAACACCATCCGGTCGTCCCGCTCTGA
- a CDS encoding acyl-CoA thioesterase, which yields MTERPVFTLELTALPEHIDELGHVNNAVWVQWIQQVALAHWYSLADPRHADDYFWVIVRHEIDYLRPAFVGDKVTGRTWVGEAPKGAKFDRLMEFIGPDGKVCVRARTVWAIIDKAAGRPIRVPPEVIAPFLEPYGLE from the coding sequence ATGACCGAACGTCCGGTCTTCACCCTCGAGTTGACCGCGCTGCCCGAGCACATCGACGAGCTGGGCCACGTCAACAATGCGGTGTGGGTGCAGTGGATCCAGCAAGTGGCGCTGGCGCATTGGTACAGCCTCGCCGACCCGCGCCATGCCGACGACTATTTCTGGGTCATCGTTCGCCACGAGATCGACTACCTCCGCCCCGCTTTCGTCGGCGACAAGGTGACCGGGCGGACCTGGGTCGGCGAGGCGCCCAAGGGCGCCAAGTTCGACCGGCTGATGGAATTCATCGGCCCCGACGGCAAGGTCTGCGTCCGCGCCCGCACGGTGTGGGCAATCATCGACAAGGCCGCCGGCCGCCCGATCCGCGTACCGCCCGAGGTGATCGCGCCCTTTCTCGAACCGTACGGGTTGGAGTAA
- a CDS encoding class II aldolase/adducin family protein, whose translation MSPLASVEIPSLEGRVSDEEWQLRIDLAAAYRLVAHYGWDDLIFTHMSVRVPGPEHHFLLNPYNLMFEEVTASSLIKVDLQGNPVEPTPFLTNPAGFTIHSAVHMARDDAHAVIHLHTPHGQAVAAHAEGLLPLTQTAMLVGGDLAFHDYEGVATDLEERERIVADLGTRSAMLLRNHGTLTVGETVGEAFIRMYFLERACEAQIYALSAGDKINNPPQGTPEIAAQQGQMGLKIAAKLLAWPALLRKAYRLDPAFAS comes from the coding sequence ATGAGCCCGCTCGCCTCGGTCGAGATCCCCAGCCTCGAAGGCCGAGTCAGCGACGAGGAATGGCAGCTGCGCATCGACCTCGCGGCTGCCTACCGTCTTGTCGCGCATTACGGTTGGGACGACCTCATCTTCACCCACATGAGCGTGCGGGTGCCGGGGCCGGAGCACCACTTCCTCCTCAACCCCTACAACCTCATGTTCGAGGAAGTGACCGCCTCGTCGCTGATCAAGGTCGATCTTCAGGGCAATCCGGTCGAGCCGACGCCCTTCCTGACCAATCCGGCCGGCTTCACCATCCATTCGGCGGTACACATGGCGCGCGACGACGCTCATGCCGTCATCCACCTCCACACACCGCACGGCCAGGCGGTCGCCGCCCATGCCGAGGGGCTGCTGCCGCTGACTCAGACCGCGATGCTGGTCGGCGGCGATCTCGCCTTCCACGATTACGAAGGCGTCGCCACCGATCTCGAGGAGCGCGAGCGGATCGTCGCCGACCTCGGAACTCGCTCGGCGATGCTTTTGCGCAATCACGGCACGCTGACCGTCGGCGAGACCGTCGGCGAGGCGTTCATCCGCATGTATTTCCTCGAGCGCGCCTGCGAGGCGCAGATCTACGCCCTGTCCGCGGGCGACAAGATCAACAACCCGCCGCAGGGCACCCCCGAGATTGCCGCCCAGCAGGGCCAGATGGGCCTCAAGATCGCCGCCAAGCTGCTCGCCTGGCCCGCGCTGCTGCGCAAGGCCTACCGGCTCGACCCAGCCTTCGCGAGCTAG